One window of the Cryptomeria japonica chromosome 7, Sugi_1.0, whole genome shotgun sequence genome contains the following:
- the LOC131037150 gene encoding disease resistance protein RUN1 isoform X1, which yields MASSSTSQEIVPSPSTSATRSRGFRSMFSSRCNCFNCCSVQSNSIPSTSTTSTQPTHASQGITPSPSDTHAFEQAAPASTSTLSCNTKREPENEHTNAFEGIAPSPSTSGRSTMPERKLPYDVFINHRGPDVKHTLAASLYNTLTVMGLRVFLDKEELELGDFLPTEIEEAMRSASLHIAIFSQNYAESPWCLAELSFMIKTGTKIVPVFYHVETDVVRYAKGVYAEAFSRHEEKGRYTLKMLQEWKNALKNVSYNFGDIVRDEDDVGRLLKNIVNHVLKEIKNVPFEFAKHPIGLDEAFQDFERTRIQSAGSQHNVQIVGIWGMGGSGKTTLAKQIYNNKHITMDKSSFLLDVRDAASRSKLHKKQKKLIEDLGIQGVSIENVEEGKRILSNRLQSIRVLIILDDVDNVDQLDALVPRKDGLGWGSLIVVTSREFEVFRSSGISSIYKMKALDPPHAKQLFCWHAFFEPSPHQGFEDLVEKFLNVCDGLPLSLKVFGAQLYGITNKDYWKTQLQKILRILPKDIKERMKISYDALDDEERQIFLDIACFFIGTEITSAIAAWDGLGWNGLHSWEQLLNKCLVESDYDFIRMHDHLRDLGREIANQRSPYRLWSSQQIINVDNGIQGISIRAITTSVTGSTSDTEEFHQCSQGRKLVVNTNRGSYSLEPSLLGLKFLHIEGNGYNQVIGYLSRQLVLLRWNDIEQRNLRSLRSLQNLRVLELYGNWNREKRFLKELWKTDDHAPVQLRELVIFNCSEFQGFPKSIGCLKHLKKIAVINGSKMTNLPKEFCLLQSLEHLELWDQELSSLPSGFGDLKNLRHLELRNCGKLKRLPISFKELTLLQHISLGGCDNLNLELDILENMTKLEYLDIESCNRLSEELPRHITNQASLTELSCRLREVPVNIDQLTKLQRMNISGTMLTSLPTSVGDLSSLTSLRIWNSPKLECLPDSLGRLNLLQHLDIACKGVKSLPKSARQLINLQTLKISSCSLREFDLGAGLFTCLKEIQLIGTEVSKISISCPSLEILTLWDNRHLIGIEVPPNKLQRISLARSPELDVLPSFAQSAFLREFKLEGCYRVKKIQGLEHCRELEELTTETRWEEAGIESLERMHRLRIVRLKAVSRSGVEGCIQSMQKWPREDIIVCAQAVPDASALVKSFALPNLSVVDSFTKRKIMSDPSLKCPSAARCILVCFVLNCESPKTSLHLACSKENEEHKTYLWNYPGIVLEKGKWVWIALFTQHSEFHKEISRHTQSRVHIIGGYHAFGYLPFEGEVEKGLIVTGEEERVWEVFTHLWASVSN from the exons ATGGCATCTAGTTCTACTTCCCAAGAAATTGTTCCCTCTCCATCTACTTCTGCTACACGCTCAAGGGGATTCAGATCTATGTTTTCATCCCGCTGTAATTGCTTTAATTGCTGTTCAGTCCAATCCAATTCTATACCATCTACATCGACCACTAGTACTCAGCCTACACATGCTTCTCAAGGGATCACACCATCTCCCTCTGATACGCATGCTTTTGAACAAGCTGCACCTGCATCTACTTCTACTCTTAGTTGTAACACTAAGCGTGAACCAGAGAATGAACATACAAATGCTTTTGAAGGGATCGCACCCTCTCCATCCACTTCTGGTAGATCCACAATGCCAGAGAGAAAGCTACCATACGATGTATTTATTAATCATCGTGGCCCTGATGTCAAGCACACACTCGCAGCCAGTCTCTATAACACCCTCACTGTCATGGGATTGAGGGTTTTTCTTGACAAAGAAGAGCTTGAATTGGGGGATTTCTTGCCCACAGAAATAGAAGAGGCGATGCGCAGTGCATCTCTTCATATAGCTATATTTTCCCAAAATTATGCAGAATCCCCATGGTGTTTGGCAGAGCTTTCATTTATGATCAAAACGGGCACTAAAATTGTTCCTGTCTTCTATCATGTTGAGACTGATGTTGTTCGATATGCAAAAGGGGTCTATGCCGAAGCATTTTCACGACATGAAGAAAAGGGTAGATATACCTTAAAAATGCTTCAGGAGTGGAAGAATGCGCTCAAGAATGTTTCATATAATTTCGGTGACATAGTTCGTGATGAAGA TGATGTGGGGAGGCTGCTCAAGAATATTGTGAATCATgttttgaaagaaataaaaaatgtgCCATTTGAGTTTGCCAAGCATCCAATTGGACTAGATGAAGCTTTCCAAGATTTTGAAAGGACAAGAATTCAATCTGCAGGAAGCCAACACAATGTGCAAATTGTGGGAATATGGGGCATGGGTGGCTCTGGCAAAACGACTCTTGCCAAACAGATATATAATAATAAACATATAACTATGGACAAATCTAGTTTCCTATTAGATGTCAGAGATGCTGCTTCCAGAAGTAAATTGCACAAGAAACAGAAGAAACTTATAGAGGACCTTGGTATCCAAGGAGTATCAATTGAGAATGTAGAAGAAGGGAAGAGGATTCTCAGTAATCGTTTGCAATCTATTCGGGTGCTCATCATTCTGGATGATGTAGATAATGTAGACCAATTGGATGCTCTAGTGCCCAGGAAGGACGGTCTTGGATGGGGTAGTCTGATTGTGGTCACTTCAAGAGAATTTGAAGTCTTTCGATCCTCGGGTATCTCATCTATTTATAAAATGAAAGCATTGGATCCACCTCATGCCAAGCAACTCTTTTGTTGGCATGCTTTCTTTGAGCCCTCTCCACACCAAGGATTTGAAGATTTGGTTGAAAAATTTCTAAATGTTTGTGATGGGTTACCACTGTCTCTAAAAGTTTTTGGAGCACAGTTATATGGTATCACCAATAAAGATTATTGGAAAACTCAATTGCAAAAGATCTTAAGAATTTTACCAAAGGATATTAAAGAGAGAATGAAAATTAGTTATGATGCCCTAGATGATGAGGAAAGGCAGATATTCTTAGATATTGCCTGTTTCTTTATTGGAACAGAAATAACTTCAGCGATTGCAGCATGGGACGGATTGGGGTGGAATGGTCTACACAGTTGGGAACAACTTTTGAATAAATGTCTTGTTGAGTCCGATTATGATTTCATAAGAATGCACGATCATTTAAGAGATTTGGGAAGAGAAATTGCAAATCAGCGGTCACCCTACCGACTCTGGTCTTCTCAACAAATTATTAATGTTGATAATGGAATACag GGAATTTCTATTCGAGCAATAACGACCAGTGTAACTGGATCCACGAGCGATACTGAGGAGTTCCATCAATGTTCCCAGGGTCGAAAGCTCGTAGTTAACACAAACAGAGGATCCTATAGCTTGGAACCGTCTTTGCTTGGATTAAAATTTCTTCATATTGAAGGAAATGGTTATAATCAAGTAATTGGTTATCTATCAAGACAGCTTGTATTGCTTCGCTGGAATGACATTGAGCAGAGAAATCTTCGATCATTGAGATCATTGCAAAATTTGAGGGTTTTAGAACTCTACGGAAATTGGAATCGTGAGAAACGTTTCCTAAAAGAATTATGGAAGACTGATGACCAT GCTCCTGTGCAGTTGAGAGAGTTGGTTATTTTTAACTGCTCAGAATTCCAAGGATTTCCAAAGTCAATAGGATGTCTTAAGCATTTGAAAAAGATAGCTGTGATAAACGGCAGTAAGATGACGAATTTGCCGAAGGAATTTTGTCTTCTTCAATCGCTGGAGCACTTGGAGTTATGGGATCAAGAGCTGTCATCACTACCTAGCGGTTTTGGTGATTTGAAAAACTTGAGGCATCTTGAGTTGCGCAATTGTGGGAAATTAAAAAGGTTACCAATCTCTTTTAAGGAGCTGacacttctgcaacacatctcctTAGGGGGATGTGATAACCTCAACTTAGAGCTGGACATTCTAGAAAATATGACAAAGCTAGAGTATTTGGATATCGAATCTTGCAACAGGCTTTCGGAGGAGCTGCCTCGTCACATTACAAATCAGGCCTCCTTGACAGAGCTCTCCTGTCGGTTAAGGGAGGTACCAGTGAACATCGATCAACTGACCAAGTTGCAAAGGATGAATATCAGCGGTACAATGTTGACGAGCCTGCCGACATCTGTTGGAGATTTGTCTTCCTTGACTTCTCTTCGAATTTGGAATTCCCCCAAGCTGGAATGTTTGCCTGATTCTCTAGGCCGCCTTAATCTCTTGCAGCATTTAGACATAGCCTGTAAAGGAGTGAAATCCTTACCAAAATCAGCTAGGCAACTGATTAATCTTCAAACACTGAAAATAAGCTCGTGCTCACTCAGGGAATTCGATCTCGGGGCAGGGTTGTTCACTTGTTTAAAGGAGATACAGCTAATTGGAACTGAAGTGTCCAAGATCTCCATCTCTTGTCCCAGCCTCGAGATTCTCACACTTTGGGATAATCGCCATCTCATAGGGATAGAAGTTCCACCAAATAAACTCCAGAGAATCTCTTTGGCAAGGAGCCCCGAGTTGGATGTGCTTCCCAGTTTTGCACAATCAGCTTTTCTCCGAGAATTTAAACTCGAAGGCTGCTACAGAGTCAAGAAAATACAAGGTTTGGAACATTGCAGAGAGTTAGAGGAGCTGACAACAGAAACGAGGTGGGAAGAGGCAGGTATAGAAAGTTTGGAGCGCATGCACAGATTGAGAATAGTGCGACTCAAAGCAGTCAGCAGATCAGGCGTTGAAGGTTGCATTCAAAGCATGCAG AAATGGCCACGAGAAGACATAATCGTTTGCGCGCAGGCGGTCCCTGATGCTTCTGCACTTGTAAAATCCTTTGCCTTGCCCAATCTCTCTGTCGTTGACTCCTTCACTAAACGGAAGATCATGTCAGACCCATCCCTCAAATGTCCCTCCGCTGCTCGCTGCATTCTtgtatgttttgttttgaattGTGAATCCCCAAAAACTTCATTGCATTTGGCATGCAGTAAAGAAAATGAGGAGCACAAAACATATCTGTGGAACTATCCTGGGATAGTGTTGGAGAAGGGCAAATGGGTATGGATAGCGCTCTTCACACAACATTCCGAGTTCCACAAGGAGATTTCACGCCACACACAATCACGGGTACACATAATTGGGGGTTACCACGCATTTGGGTACCTTCCATTTGAAGGAGAAGTGGAGAAAGGATTGATTGTGACGGGAGAAGAGGAGAGAGTTTGGGAGGTTTTCACTCACTTATGGGCGTCTGTatcaaattaa
- the LOC131037150 gene encoding disease resistance protein RUN1 isoform X2 gives MASSSTSQEIVPSPSTSATRSRGFRSMFSSRCNCFNCCSVQSNSIPSTSTTSTQPTHASQGITPSPSDTHAFEQAAPASTSTLSCNTKREPENEHTNAFEGIAPSPSTSGRSTMPERKLPYDVFINHRGPDVKHTLAASLYNTLTVMGLRVFLDKEELELGDFLPTEIEEAMRSASLHIAIFSQNYAESPWCLAELSFMIKTGTKIVPVFYHVETDVVRYAKGVYAEAFSRHEEKGRYTLKMLQEWKNALKNVSYNFGDIVRDEDDVGRLLKNIVNHVLKEIKNVPFEFAKHPIGLDEAFQDFERTRIQSAGSQHNVQIVGIWGMGGSGKTTLAKQIYNNKHITMDKSSFLLDVRDAASRSKLHKKQKKLIEDLGIQGVSIENVEEGKRILSNRLQSIRVLIILDDVDNVDQLDALVPRKDGLGWGSLIVVTSREFEVFRSSGISSIYKMKALDPPHAKQLFCWHAFFEPSPHQGFEDLVEKFLNVCDGLPLSLKVFGAQLYGITNKDYWKTQLQKILRILPKDIKERMKISYDALDDEERQIFLDIACFFIGTEITSAIAAWDGLGWNGLHSWEQLLNKCLVESDYDFIRMHDHLRDLGREIANQRSPYRLWSSQQIINVDNGIQGISIRAITTSVTGSTSDTEEFHQCSQGRKLVVNTNRGSYSLEPSLLGLKFLHIEGNGYNQVIGYLSRQLVLLRWNDIEQRNLRSLRSLQNLRVLELYGNWNREKRFLKELWKTDDHLRELVIFNCSEFQGFPKSIGCLKHLKKIAVINGSKMTNLPKEFCLLQSLEHLELWDQELSSLPSGFGDLKNLRHLELRNCGKLKRLPISFKELTLLQHISLGGCDNLNLELDILENMTKLEYLDIESCNRLSEELPRHITNQASLTELSCRLREVPVNIDQLTKLQRMNISGTMLTSLPTSVGDLSSLTSLRIWNSPKLECLPDSLGRLNLLQHLDIACKGVKSLPKSARQLINLQTLKISSCSLREFDLGAGLFTCLKEIQLIGTEVSKISISCPSLEILTLWDNRHLIGIEVPPNKLQRISLARSPELDVLPSFAQSAFLREFKLEGCYRVKKIQGLEHCRELEELTTETRWEEAGIESLERMHRLRIVRLKAVSRSGVEGCIQSMQKWPREDIIVCAQAVPDASALVKSFALPNLSVVDSFTKRKIMSDPSLKCPSAARCILVCFVLNCESPKTSLHLACSKENEEHKTYLWNYPGIVLEKGKWVWIALFTQHSEFHKEISRHTQSRVHIIGGYHAFGYLPFEGEVEKGLIVTGEEERVWEVFTHLWASVSN, from the exons ATGGCATCTAGTTCTACTTCCCAAGAAATTGTTCCCTCTCCATCTACTTCTGCTACACGCTCAAGGGGATTCAGATCTATGTTTTCATCCCGCTGTAATTGCTTTAATTGCTGTTCAGTCCAATCCAATTCTATACCATCTACATCGACCACTAGTACTCAGCCTACACATGCTTCTCAAGGGATCACACCATCTCCCTCTGATACGCATGCTTTTGAACAAGCTGCACCTGCATCTACTTCTACTCTTAGTTGTAACACTAAGCGTGAACCAGAGAATGAACATACAAATGCTTTTGAAGGGATCGCACCCTCTCCATCCACTTCTGGTAGATCCACAATGCCAGAGAGAAAGCTACCATACGATGTATTTATTAATCATCGTGGCCCTGATGTCAAGCACACACTCGCAGCCAGTCTCTATAACACCCTCACTGTCATGGGATTGAGGGTTTTTCTTGACAAAGAAGAGCTTGAATTGGGGGATTTCTTGCCCACAGAAATAGAAGAGGCGATGCGCAGTGCATCTCTTCATATAGCTATATTTTCCCAAAATTATGCAGAATCCCCATGGTGTTTGGCAGAGCTTTCATTTATGATCAAAACGGGCACTAAAATTGTTCCTGTCTTCTATCATGTTGAGACTGATGTTGTTCGATATGCAAAAGGGGTCTATGCCGAAGCATTTTCACGACATGAAGAAAAGGGTAGATATACCTTAAAAATGCTTCAGGAGTGGAAGAATGCGCTCAAGAATGTTTCATATAATTTCGGTGACATAGTTCGTGATGAAGA TGATGTGGGGAGGCTGCTCAAGAATATTGTGAATCATgttttgaaagaaataaaaaatgtgCCATTTGAGTTTGCCAAGCATCCAATTGGACTAGATGAAGCTTTCCAAGATTTTGAAAGGACAAGAATTCAATCTGCAGGAAGCCAACACAATGTGCAAATTGTGGGAATATGGGGCATGGGTGGCTCTGGCAAAACGACTCTTGCCAAACAGATATATAATAATAAACATATAACTATGGACAAATCTAGTTTCCTATTAGATGTCAGAGATGCTGCTTCCAGAAGTAAATTGCACAAGAAACAGAAGAAACTTATAGAGGACCTTGGTATCCAAGGAGTATCAATTGAGAATGTAGAAGAAGGGAAGAGGATTCTCAGTAATCGTTTGCAATCTATTCGGGTGCTCATCATTCTGGATGATGTAGATAATGTAGACCAATTGGATGCTCTAGTGCCCAGGAAGGACGGTCTTGGATGGGGTAGTCTGATTGTGGTCACTTCAAGAGAATTTGAAGTCTTTCGATCCTCGGGTATCTCATCTATTTATAAAATGAAAGCATTGGATCCACCTCATGCCAAGCAACTCTTTTGTTGGCATGCTTTCTTTGAGCCCTCTCCACACCAAGGATTTGAAGATTTGGTTGAAAAATTTCTAAATGTTTGTGATGGGTTACCACTGTCTCTAAAAGTTTTTGGAGCACAGTTATATGGTATCACCAATAAAGATTATTGGAAAACTCAATTGCAAAAGATCTTAAGAATTTTACCAAAGGATATTAAAGAGAGAATGAAAATTAGTTATGATGCCCTAGATGATGAGGAAAGGCAGATATTCTTAGATATTGCCTGTTTCTTTATTGGAACAGAAATAACTTCAGCGATTGCAGCATGGGACGGATTGGGGTGGAATGGTCTACACAGTTGGGAACAACTTTTGAATAAATGTCTTGTTGAGTCCGATTATGATTTCATAAGAATGCACGATCATTTAAGAGATTTGGGAAGAGAAATTGCAAATCAGCGGTCACCCTACCGACTCTGGTCTTCTCAACAAATTATTAATGTTGATAATGGAATACag GGAATTTCTATTCGAGCAATAACGACCAGTGTAACTGGATCCACGAGCGATACTGAGGAGTTCCATCAATGTTCCCAGGGTCGAAAGCTCGTAGTTAACACAAACAGAGGATCCTATAGCTTGGAACCGTCTTTGCTTGGATTAAAATTTCTTCATATTGAAGGAAATGGTTATAATCAAGTAATTGGTTATCTATCAAGACAGCTTGTATTGCTTCGCTGGAATGACATTGAGCAGAGAAATCTTCGATCATTGAGATCATTGCAAAATTTGAGGGTTTTAGAACTCTACGGAAATTGGAATCGTGAGAAACGTTTCCTAAAAGAATTATGGAAGACTGATGACCAT TTGAGAGAGTTGGTTATTTTTAACTGCTCAGAATTCCAAGGATTTCCAAAGTCAATAGGATGTCTTAAGCATTTGAAAAAGATAGCTGTGATAAACGGCAGTAAGATGACGAATTTGCCGAAGGAATTTTGTCTTCTTCAATCGCTGGAGCACTTGGAGTTATGGGATCAAGAGCTGTCATCACTACCTAGCGGTTTTGGTGATTTGAAAAACTTGAGGCATCTTGAGTTGCGCAATTGTGGGAAATTAAAAAGGTTACCAATCTCTTTTAAGGAGCTGacacttctgcaacacatctcctTAGGGGGATGTGATAACCTCAACTTAGAGCTGGACATTCTAGAAAATATGACAAAGCTAGAGTATTTGGATATCGAATCTTGCAACAGGCTTTCGGAGGAGCTGCCTCGTCACATTACAAATCAGGCCTCCTTGACAGAGCTCTCCTGTCGGTTAAGGGAGGTACCAGTGAACATCGATCAACTGACCAAGTTGCAAAGGATGAATATCAGCGGTACAATGTTGACGAGCCTGCCGACATCTGTTGGAGATTTGTCTTCCTTGACTTCTCTTCGAATTTGGAATTCCCCCAAGCTGGAATGTTTGCCTGATTCTCTAGGCCGCCTTAATCTCTTGCAGCATTTAGACATAGCCTGTAAAGGAGTGAAATCCTTACCAAAATCAGCTAGGCAACTGATTAATCTTCAAACACTGAAAATAAGCTCGTGCTCACTCAGGGAATTCGATCTCGGGGCAGGGTTGTTCACTTGTTTAAAGGAGATACAGCTAATTGGAACTGAAGTGTCCAAGATCTCCATCTCTTGTCCCAGCCTCGAGATTCTCACACTTTGGGATAATCGCCATCTCATAGGGATAGAAGTTCCACCAAATAAACTCCAGAGAATCTCTTTGGCAAGGAGCCCCGAGTTGGATGTGCTTCCCAGTTTTGCACAATCAGCTTTTCTCCGAGAATTTAAACTCGAAGGCTGCTACAGAGTCAAGAAAATACAAGGTTTGGAACATTGCAGAGAGTTAGAGGAGCTGACAACAGAAACGAGGTGGGAAGAGGCAGGTATAGAAAGTTTGGAGCGCATGCACAGATTGAGAATAGTGCGACTCAAAGCAGTCAGCAGATCAGGCGTTGAAGGTTGCATTCAAAGCATGCAG AAATGGCCACGAGAAGACATAATCGTTTGCGCGCAGGCGGTCCCTGATGCTTCTGCACTTGTAAAATCCTTTGCCTTGCCCAATCTCTCTGTCGTTGACTCCTTCACTAAACGGAAGATCATGTCAGACCCATCCCTCAAATGTCCCTCCGCTGCTCGCTGCATTCTtgtatgttttgttttgaattGTGAATCCCCAAAAACTTCATTGCATTTGGCATGCAGTAAAGAAAATGAGGAGCACAAAACATATCTGTGGAACTATCCTGGGATAGTGTTGGAGAAGGGCAAATGGGTATGGATAGCGCTCTTCACACAACATTCCGAGTTCCACAAGGAGATTTCACGCCACACACAATCACGGGTACACATAATTGGGGGTTACCACGCATTTGGGTACCTTCCATTTGAAGGAGAAGTGGAGAAAGGATTGATTGTGACGGGAGAAGAGGAGAGAGTTTGGGAGGTTTTCACTCACTTATGGGCGTCTGTatcaaattaa